One genomic region from Argentina anserina chromosome 2, drPotAnse1.1, whole genome shotgun sequence encodes:
- the LOC126784082 gene encoding LRR receptor-like serine/threonine-protein kinase RGI2, which translates to MPMLRRQKPSNTYNHHQMSRQLSFTTINFFFLFTFVLAASAPSLAAANVEVITLHTWLQGSTTLSLDFSNWNPSDPNPCKWSYITCSPQNFVTEINIQLIELAIPFPSNFSSLAFLQNLIISSANLTGTISPDIGYCKSLTVLDVSSNSLVGSIPTSIGMLENLQDLILNSNQLTGQVPNELGDCSSLKNLIIYDNYLSGYLPATLGKLLNLEVIKAGGNKDMSGKIPDELGNCKNLQVLGLAVTKVSGSTPSSLGKLSMLQTLSIYTTMLSGEIPPELGNCSELVNLFLYENDLSGSLPKELGKLHKLERMLLWQNNLDGTIPEEIGNCRSLKSIDLSLISVSGSIPESFGNLSNLEELMLSNNNIIGSIPSVLSNATKLVQLQVDTNQISGFIPAELGMLKELTVFFAWENKLEGSIPSELADCESLQALDLSHNALTGNIPSGLFQLQNLTKLLLISNDISGSIPTVIGNCKSLIRLRLVHNRISGGIPKEIGFLDKLTFLDLSENRLVGTIPEEIGKCSSLQLLNLSNNTLGGNLPSSLSSLTWLQVLDVSVNHFVGQIPESYGGLASLNRLILSSNFLTDPIPSSLGKCSNLQLLDLSNNKLTGMIPQQLFEIEALGIALNLSFNALYGIIPPQISALDKLSILDLSHNKLEGDLLALSALENLVSLNISYNNFTGYLPDSNVFRQLSATDLVGNKGLCSRGHDLCFLSNGSTMTMSKSGSFRRSWRLKLAIALLIALTIALSIFGILAVFRARKMNREDNDSEIGGDSWPWQFTPFQKVSFSVEQVLKCLVETNVIGKGCSGVVYRAEMETEDIAVKKLWPTTDPKYDSQSRGVRDSFSAEVKTLGSIRHKNIVRFLGCCWNRNTRLLMYEYMPNGSLGGLLHERSGNCLNWDIRYRIILGAAQGLAYLHHDSVPPIVHRDIKANNILIGPDFEPCIADFGLAKLVLEGDFARSSKTIAGSYGYIAPEYGYSMKITEKSDVYSYGVVVLEVLTGKQPIDPTIPDGLHIVDWVRKKRGGVEVLDRSLRARPEPEIEEMLPTLGVALLCINPTPDDRPTMKDVAAMLKEIRQEREECMKTNMRLLNNGGTSSATVQHQHPYPQTKTSTSFSASSLLYTSSSDVKTTLKQ; encoded by the exons atgccaatgctgaGGAGGCAGAAGCCCTCTAACACCTACAATCACCACCAAATGTCGAGGCAATTATCGTTCACCACCATCAATTTCTTCTTCCTATTCACCTTCGTCCTCGCGGCGTCTGCTCCTTCTTTGGCTGCTGCAAATGTTGAGGTGATCACACTACATACATGGCTGCAAGGTTCTACTACCTTGTCTTTGGATTTCTCCAACTGGAACCCTTCAGACCCCAACCCTTGTAAGTGGTCCTACATTACTTGCTCACCCCAAAACTTTGTGACTGAGATCAATATCCAGCTTATTGAGCTAGCCATTCCCTTTCCTTCAAATTTTTCCTCACTTGCATTTCTTCAAAACCTCATCATTTCTAGTGCTAATCTTACTGGAACAATCTCACCTGATATTGGATATTGTAAATCACTTACGGTGCTTGATGTAAGTTCTAACAGTCTTGTGGGTAGTATTCCTACAAGTATTGGGATGCTTGAAAATCTGCAGGACCTGATTTTAAACTCTAACCAGCTTACTGGTCAAGTACCAAATGAGCTTGGTGATTGCAGCAGCCTCAAAAATCTCATCATATATGATAACTACCTAAGTGGTTATCTTCCTGCTACACTCGGGAAGTTACTAAACTTGGAAGTTATTAAAGCCGGAGGCAACAAAGACATGTCAGGAAAGATCCCAGATGAGCTTGGCAACTGCAAGAACTTGCAGGTGCTGGGGCTTGCTGTTACTAAAGTTTCTGGTTCGACACCTTCATCATTGGGTAAGCTCAGCATGCTGCAGACGCTGTCGATTTATACTACTATGCTATCGGGTGAGATTCCACCAGAACTTGGCAACTGTTCAGAACTTGTCAACTTGTTCTTGTATGAGAATGACCTATCTGGTTCGCTGCCAAAAGAGTTGGGAAAGCTTCATAAGCTGGAGAGGATGTTATTGTGGCAAAACAACCTTGATGGAACTATTCCTGAGGAGATTGGGAATTGCAGAAGCTTGAAGAGTATAGATCTCTCTCTAATCTCTGTTTCTGGAAGCATACCAGAGTCTTTTGGGAACCTCTCAAATCTTGAAGAGCTTATGCTTAGTAACAACAACATCATTGGTTCAATCCCTTCAGTTCTTTCCAATGCTACAAAACTGGTGCAGCTGCAGGTTGATACTAATCAGATTTCAGGCTTCATCCCAGCTGAGCTAGGAATGTTGAAGGAGCTCACAGTCTTTTTCGCTTGGGAGAACAAACTTGAAGGTAGCATTCCATCCGAATTGGCTGACTGTGAGAGCCTTCAAGCTCTTGATCTCTCACACAATGCTCTCACTGGTAACATACCTTCTGGCCTATTTCAGCTGCAAAATTTAACCAAGCTTCTCTTGATTTCTAATGACATTTCCGGTTCTATACCTACCGTGATCGGAAACTGTAAGTCTCTTATCCGGCTAAGGCTTGTGCATAACAGAATCAGTGGAGGGATCCCAAAAGAAATTGGCTTCCTTGATAAACTTACTTTTCTTGATCTGTCTGAAAACCGTCTTGTTGGTACCATACCAGAAGAAATTGGAAAATGCAGTTCATTACAGCTACTCAACTTAAGTAACAACACCCTCGGAGGTAATTTGCCTAGCTCCTTGTCTTCTCTCACATGGCTTCAAGTACTGGATGTCTCTGTGAATCATTTTGTTGGTCAGATTCCTGAGAGTTATGGTGGACTAGCTTCCCTTAACAGACTCATCCTCAGCAGCAACTTCTTAACTGATCCAATTCCCTCTTCACTTGGTAAATGTTCAAACCTCCAACTGCTTGATCTGAGTAACAACAAGCTCACTGGAATGATCCCACAGCAACTGTTTGAGATTGAAGCTCTTGGGATTGCTTTGAACCTCAGTTTCAATGCTTTATATGGCATAATCCCACCACAGATATCTGCTCTCGATAAGCTATCTATACTAGACCTATCACACAACAAGCTTGAAGGTGATCTGTTGGCACTTTCCGCGCTTGAAAATCTTGTTTCTTTGAACATCTCATACAACAACTTCACTGGCTATCTTCCTGACAGCAATGTGTTTAGACAGTTGTCAGCAACAGACTTGGTGGGAAACAAAGGATTGTGCTCTAGAGGTCATGATTTATGTTTCCTCAGCAATGGTTCAACAATGACTATGTCTAAAAGCGGTAGTTTCAGGAGGTCATGGAGGCTTAAATTAGCCATTGCCTTGCTAATAGCCTTGACCATTGCTTTGTCAATATTTGGGATACTTGCAGTATTTCGTGCACGAAAGATGAACAGAGAGGACAATGACTCTGAGATTGGAGGGGACTCATGGCCTTGGCAATTCACTCCATTTCAGAAGGTGAGTTTCTCAGTTGAACAAGTTCTAAAATGTCTAGTAGAGACCAATGTTATAGGAAAGGGATGCTCAGGAGTTGTTTACCGGGCAGAAATGGAAACCGAAGACATTGCAGTAAAGAAGCTCTGGCCAACAACTGATCCCAAATATGATTCTCAAAGTAGAGGAGTTCGTGATTCCTTTTCAGCTGAGGTGAAGACCCTTGGCTCCATTCGCCACAAGAACATTGTTAGGTTCTTGGGTTGCTGTTGGAACCGAAACACAAGATTGCTAATGTATGAGTACATGCCAAATGGGAGCTTGGGCGGCTTACTTCATGAAAGAAGTGGTAACTGCTTGAATTGGGACATCAGATATCGCATAATACTGGGGGCAGCACAAGGCTTGGCATATTTGCACCATGACTCTGTTCCTCCAATAGTTCACAGGGACATTAAGGCCAACAACATTCTCATTGGTCCAGATTTTGAGCCCTGCATTGCTGATTTTGGGCTTGCCAAGCTTGTTCTTGAAGGAGATTTTGCTCGGTCCTCTAAAACGATTGCTGGTTCATATGGATACATTGCTCCGG AATATGGATACTCAATGAAGATAACAGAGAAAAGCGATGTGTACAGCTACGGTGTAGTTGTGCTAGAAGTGCTAACGGGGAAGCAGCCAATTGATCCAACCATACCAGATGGACTCCACATTGTCGATTGGgtgaggaagaagagaggGGGAGTTGAGGTACTTGATAGAAGCTTGCGAGCACGACCGGAACCCGAGATTGAGGAAATGCTGCCGACATTAGGTGTTGCATTGCTCTGCATAAACCCAACCCCAGATGACAGACCAACCATGAAAGATGTAGCAGCAATGCTCAAAGAGATTAGGCAGGAGAGAGAGGAGTGCATGAAAACTAACATGAGGCTTCTCAACAA TGGAGGAACATCATCAGCTACTGTGCAGCATCAACATCCATACCCTCAAACAAAAACCAGCACAAGCTTCTCTGCTTCCTCATTGCTGTACACTTCATCTTCCGATGTTAAAACAACTCTCAAACAATAA
- the LOC126785442 gene encoding B3 domain-containing transcription factor ABI3, with protein MEGVQVQVQGNRQDLHAADHSNQNLIGKEVMRNDFGEDGDAADLWLDNEQGSLLADVNGGTASIFCNDFPPLPEFPCMSSSSSSSSTWVPVKTMSSSSSASSSSSAASWAVLKSDAEDNRIPDFQQQQEHNNSHYFHNESADAHPAGALSSTASMEISQPSDLGMDCMDMMETFGYIDMFEGNEFFDPSSIFQNESPMMDQFQAQEQPNQQQHAENQTPHPQEDMVMGDQDNKVPEDDMASVFLEWLRSNRETVSAEDLRSVKIKKSTIECAARRLGGGKEAMKQLLKLVLEWVQTNHLQRRRGTKDSGMQQYTVDPIPNTNPNPNPTQNPPIPSPWMASPQYDATGPVVVPTTSQAGYPSTPMMGFMGQDPFGNGPGYQQPNSDQYQHQMLETAPSWPSSSPFMGNKYGSFPDSNVQLAQTQQQFSGYGGQFNQYQYFGGQSSEPQLVRIGSSATKEARKKRMQRQRRTLAHYHGRNHGHQQNQHPNHMLVGCADHNCTAAAMGNPSAANWFYWTSAATGSPAPAASPAMMQTMAPEAATPVLPVDHPASQGQNCNPGWLNAQERRLGMKSENMNLRFLLQKVLKQSDVGNLGRIVLPKKEAETHLPELEARDGISIAMEDISTSRVWNMRYRYWPNNKSRMYLLENTGDFVRANGLQEGDFIVIYSDVKCNKYMIRGVKVRQAGTKSESKRPGKSQRNLHASTPSANNGSSSKKQ; from the exons ATGGAGGGAGTGCAAGTTCAAGTCCAAGGCAACCGCCAAGATCTGCATGCAGCGGATCACAGCAACCAGAATCTGATCGGAAAAGAAGTGATGAGGAACGATTTCGGAGAAGATGGAGACGCCGCTGATCTATGGCTTGATAACGAGCAAGGCTCTCTTCTCGCTGACGTCAACGGCGGAACTGCTTCCATCTTCTGCAATGACTTCCCTCCTCTGCCTGAGTTCCCTTGCATGTCGTCTTCCTCTTCGTCTTCATCGACTTGGGTGCCGGTGAAGACCATGTCGTCGTCTTCCTCCgcgtcttcgtcttcttccGCCGCTTCCTGGGCAGTTCTGAAGTCGGATGCGGAGGATAATCGTATTCCAGATTTTCAGCAGCAACAAGAACACAACAACAGTCACTACTTTCATAATGAGTCGGCTGATGCACATCCGGCGGGGGCTTTGTCCTCCACCGCCTCGATGGAGATCTCTCAGCCGTCGGATCTCGGAATGGATTGCATGGACATGATGGAGACTTTCGGGTACATAGATATGTTCGAAGGCAACGAGTTCTTCGACCCTTCTTCCATTTTCCAAAACGAAAGCCCAATGATGGACCAGTTCCAAGCGCAGGAGCAACCTAACCAGCAACAACATGCAGAGAACCAAACTCCACATCCACAAGAGGACATGGTTATGGGAGATCAGGATAACAAGGTCCCCGAGGACGATATGGCTTCTGTGTTTTTGGAGTGGCTGAGGTCAAACCGTGAGACTGTTTCGGCCGAGGATTTAAGGAGCGTCAAGATCAAGAAGTCAACAATCGAGTGCGCGGCGAGGCGGTTGGGTGGAGGCAAAGAGGCGATGAAGCAGTTACTCAAACTGGTGCTAGAGTGGGTTCAAACTAATCATCTCCAAAGGAGGCGCGGTACCAAAGACTCTGGGATGCAACAGTATACAGTAGACCCAATTCCAAACAccaaccctaaccctaacccTACGCAAAATCCTCCCATACCATCGCCGTGGATGGCGTCTCCCCAGTATGATGCGACAGGTCCTGTTGTAGTCCCTACTACGTCACAGGCGGGGTATCCGTCCACTCCGATGATGGGGTTTATGGGTCAGGACCCGTTTGGAAACGGGCCGGGTTATCAGCAACCAAATTCAGATCAATACCAGCATCAAATGCTGGAGACTGCACCATCTTGGCCGTCTTCATCTCCATTTATGGGCAACAAGTATGGATCTTTCCCTGATAGTAATGTCCAACTGGCACAGACTCAGCAACAGTTCTCCGGTTACGGAGGGCAGTTCAATCAGTATCAGTATTTTGGAGGGCAGTCAAGTGAGCCGCAGCTGGTGAGGATAGGGTCCTCAGCAACTAAAGAGGCTAGAAAGAAAAGGATGCAAAGGCAAAGAAGGACTTTGGCACACTACCATGGGAGGAATCATGGCCATCAACAGAATCAACATCCTAATCATATGCTGGTTGGGTGTGCTGATCATAATTGCACTGCTGCTGCAATGGGCAATCCATCTGCAGCTAACTGGTTCTATTGGACTTCAGCAGCCACAGGTAGCCCTGCTCCTGCAGCCTCCCCAGCAATGATGCAAACTATGGCTCCTGAGGCAGCAACACCGGTGCTTCCGGTTGATCATCCGGCCAGTCAAGGGCAGAATTGTAATCCAGGCTGGCTTAATGCGCAGGAAAGACGGCTG GGAATGAAATCTGAGAATATGAACTTGAGGTTCCTTCTTCAGAAAGTATTGAAGCAAAGCGATGTGGGCAATCTTGGAAGAATTGTATTGCCAAAG AAAGAAGCTGAAACCCATCTGCCCGAACTAGAGGCAAGGGATGGAATTTCGATTGCGATGGAAGACATCAGCACTTCTCGTGTATGGAACATGCGCTATAG GTACTGGCCCAACAACAAAAGCAGGATGTATCTCCTTGAAAACACAG GAGATTTTGTGAGGGCAAATGGACTCCAAGAAGGGGACTTCATAGTCATCTATTCAGACGTCAAGTGTAACAAATAT ATGATACGAGGAGTGAAGGTAAGGCAAGCGGGGACGAAATCAGAGTCCAAAAGGCCAGGAAAGTCGCAGAGGAACCTGCATGCAAGCACTCCATCTGCCAACAATGGTTCGTCATCTAAGAAACAGTAA